From a single Plasmodium gaboni strain SY75 chromosome Unknown, whole genome shotgun sequence genomic region:
- a CDS encoding surface-associated interspersed protein 14.1 (SURFIN 14.1): protein MNVARSIPKSKISINTSTYSLIFSLFFARLKDYVTNRIREVKTTDNHKKECRHLNYEIDEAQELFTTNDTLTIPRSVREHSWKKQIEKYLQYTLSKNSENKCKRIYPFYQRVQRNRRKMLEDYCEERDRKKDEIDYLGNPRDKCLEFNNWIISQENLITNAFNNKLYGDDQYKQAYNICSNCTLRNPGTLFKKMVCKTEEEEKKNDKPENGNDPNGDNPKVVEDDDGGGKKTDEENEEDEEEEKHPETPNNPAIVSGSDFTVEYYNSNIEQILNFKFYGKEFQNTINIFPTLSFDRIKTYILNIVGMGDSSITPTKGSFNYPVRIDFTN from the exons ATGAATGTTGCGAGAAGTATTCCAAAATCTAAAATAAGTATAAACACTTCAACGtattctttaattttttccCTATTTTTCGCAAGGCTAAAAGATTATGTTACAAATAGAATAAGAGAGGTAAAGACTACTGATAATCATAAAAAAGAATGTAGACATTTAAACTATGAGATAGATGAAGCACAAGAACTGTTTACTACAAATGACACACTTACTATTCCTAGATCTGTCAGAGAACATTCATGGAAGAAACaaattgaaaaatatttacaataTACATTGTCTAAAAATTCtgaaaataaatgtaaaagAATTTATCCTTTTTATCAAAGGGTTCAAAGAAACAGAAGAAAAATGTTAGAAGATTATTGTGAAGAAAGGGATagaaaaaaagatgaaatAGACTATTTAGGTAATCCAAGAGATAAATGCTTAGAATTTAATAATTGGATAATTTCTCAGGAAAACCTTATTACTAATgcttttaataataaactTTATGGTGACGATCAATATAAGCAAgcatataatatttgtagTAACTGTACCTTGAGAAATCCAGGTActttatttaaaaaaatggtTTGCAAAACTGAAGAggaagaaaagaaaaacgATAAACCTGAGAATGGAAATGACCCCAATGGTGATAATCCAAAGGTGGTTGAAGATGATGATGGTGGTGGAAAAAAAACagatgaagaaaatgaagaagatgaGGAAGAAGAAAAACATCCTGAAACACCTAATAATCCAGCAATAGTATCGGGAAGTGATTTTACTGtagaatattataattctAATATCGAACAAATcttaaattttaaattttatgGAAAAGAATTTCAAAATAccataaatatttttcctACGTTAAGTTTTG ATAGAATTAAGACgtatattttgaatatagTTGGAATGGGAGATTCAAGTATTACGCCTACTAAAGGAAGCTTTAACTACCCTGTGAGAATAGATTTTACCAATG